The following proteins are encoded in a genomic region of Serinus canaria isolate serCan28SL12 chromosome 15, serCan2020, whole genome shotgun sequence:
- the PITPNB gene encoding phosphatidylinositol transfer protein beta isoform: MVLIKEFRVVLPCSVQEYQVGQLYSVAEASKNETGGGEGIQVLKNEPYEQDGEKGQYTHKIYHLKSKVPGFVRMIAPEGSLVFHEKAWNAYPYCRTIVTNEYMKDDFFIKIETWHKPDLGTTENVHNLDPNTWKSVEVVHIDIADRTQVEPGDYKADEDPALFQSVKTKRGPLGPNWKKELATDEECPKMCAYKLVTIKFKWWGLQNKVENFIQKQEKRIFTNFHRQLFCWIDKWIELTMEDIRRMEDETQKELEALRNQGQVRGTSAANDE; this comes from the exons ATGGTGCTGATCAAGGAGTT ccGAGTGGTTTTACCTTGCTCCGTGCAAGAG TATCAAGTTGGGCAACTTTATTCTGTGGCAGAAGCTAGCAAAAACGAAACAGGAGGTGGGGAAGGAATTCAGGTCTTAAAAAACGAGCCTTATGAACAGGATGGCGAGAAGGGACAATATACTCACAAAATCTATCACTTAAAGAG TAAAGTCCCTGGGTTTGTAAGGATGATTGCTCCAGAAGGCTCCCTGGTGTTCCATGAGAAGGCTTGGAATGCATATCCCTACTGTAGAACAA TTGTGACA AATGAATACATGAAAGATGACTTCTTCATAAAAATTGAGACCTGGCATAAACCAGATTTGGGAACAACAGAGAAC gttcACAATTTAGATCCAAACACATGGAAGAGTGTTGAGGTTGTCCATATTGACATTGCAGATAGAACTCAAGTAGAACCAGGA GACTACAAAGCTGATGAAGATCCTGCATTATTCCAGTCGGTTAAGACAAAGAGAGGACCTCTGGGGCCAAACTGGAAG AAGGAGTTAGCAACTGATGAGGAGTGTCCCAAAATGTGTGCTTACAAATTGGTGACCATCAAATTTAAGTGGTGGGGACTGCAGAACAAAGTGGAAAATTTTATACAAAAG caagaaaaaaggatATTTACCAACTTCCACCGCCAGCTGTTCTGTTGGATTGACAAGTGGATTGAGCTGACTATGGAGGACATCAGGAGGATGGAGGATGAAAcccagaaggagctggaagcg CTGCGTAACCAAGGCCAAGTGAGGGGAACGAGTGCTGCCAATGACGAGTGA